The region CAAAAAGCAAAAGGCAAAACATTATTCTTAAAATATCTGAGCGAAAAAACTCATAAATATTACGGTGGCAAAATTCAAACAGCCCCGAAAGCACCCGTTTTAGGCTTTAACTGGTTTAACGTTTGGTACACACCCGGAGTATCTAAGGTTTCCACTACAATTCGCGATAACAACGATACATCATTCGAACTTAGTAATCGTGGAAATCTGGTTGCTGTTATCAGCGATTCCACTCGAGTTTTAGGCGATGGCGACTGCACTCCTCCTGGTGGGCTGGGTGTAATGGAAGGAAAGGCGTTTTTGATGAAGTACCTTGGCGGTGTTGATGCTGTTGCTCTTTGTATTGATAGCAAAGGGAAAGATGGAAAAAACGATCCTGAAAAGATTATAGATTTTGTAAAGATGTGTCAGCACAGTTTTGGTGCTGTTAATCTAGAGGACATATCTCAGCCTAATTGCTACAGAGTTTTAGATGTACTAAGGGAAGAATGCGATATTCCGGTATGGCACGATGATGCGCAAGGAACCGCATGCGTTACTCTTGCGGGCTTATTGAATGCTCTTAAATTGGCAAATAAGAAATTAAGTGATGCTAAAATCGTTTTCTATGGCGCAGGTGCTGCAAATTCAAGCATTGCAAGGTTAATAATTGCCGATGGAGGTGATCCAAAGAAGATGATTATGTTTGATATTGATGGAGCATTGCATAAAAATCGTGAGGATATTAAGGCCGATAAACGTTTCTACCATCAATGGAATATTTGCCAAAAAACCAATCCCAATTGCATAACCACCATGGAGGAAGCCATGAAAAATGCCGATGTGCTTATTTCATTATCGGCACCTGGCCCCGATACAATCAAAAAGGATTGGGTTAAACTAATGGCTAACAAATCCATTGTATTTGCTTGTGCAAATCCAGTTCCCGAAATTTACCCTTACGCAGCGAAAGAAGCCGGTGCATTTATTGTAGCAACGGGCCGGGGCGATTTTCCAAATCAGGTAAATAACTCAATCGGATTCCCGGGAATCCTAAAGGGAGCATTAATGGTTCGCGCATCAAAAATCACCGATGAAATGGCAATCGCCGCAGCACACTCGTTGGCAAACTATGCCGAAAAACGAGGCATAAACCCCGAAAACATTGTTCCAACAATGGACGAAGCCGACGTATTCTCTGTAGAAGCTGCCGACGTTGCCATGCAAGCAATTAAGGATGGAGTCGCCCGCAAGCAAATGACATGGGATGAAGCATTCCAAATTGCAAAAAAGGACATCGACTACTCCCGTTCCATGGCAAAATCGTTACACGACAATGGCTTTATTGCAGACCCGCCGGTTGAAATGCTTGAAGAAACATTGAATTGGACAATCAAGCAAATCGAAAAATAGTATTTCGAAATATATACATCACCAAAAACCTTCTTGATTAAATCAAGGAGGTTTTCTTTTAAGCAGATTTCACATTAAACTTTATAAAATCAATGCATTCAAAGTACATTATTGCAAGTTTTTAATTTAAAAAACTATTTTTGAGTAAATTTTAACCTAAAAACTAACCTAAACCAAACCAAATGGGTAATAGTAATTCTTCTTTAAAAACCGAAGCTTGGGGATCAAGGGTTGGCCTTGTCCTTGCAATGGCTGGAAATGCTGTGGGCTTTGGTAACTTTTTGCGTTTTCCAGTACAAGCCGTTCAGAATGGTGGAGGAGCATTCATTATTCCATACCTTGTAAGTTTAGTTTTACTTGGCCTTCCGCTCCTTTTAATAGAATGGTCATCGGGAAGATATGGCGGTAAATACGGTTATCATACAACCCCTATGATTCTCCAAAAAATGAGCAACCGTAAATTCTGGATGTACGTTGGTGTTTTTGGTATTTTCAGCAATATTGCCATTGCATCGTACTATTGTTACATGGAGAGCTGGACAATTTCCTACGTTTACCACTCCATAGTTGGAACCTTTACCGGAATGGATCAGCATCAAGTAGCATCTTTCTTTAGTGGCTACTTAGATGTTACCACATCAACAACGGGAATTCCATTCGAGGCCATACTTTTCTTCCTACTCTGCTTAGGGTTAAATGTTTGGATTCTAAGTAAGGGCTTAAGCGATGGTATTGAAAAAGCGGCAAAGATTGGTGTTCCTCTACTAATATTTTTTGGAATATTCCTAGCAATTAAAGGTATATCGTTAAAAGCGGGTACCGATGGTGCTTCGTTCGATGGTGTGCTTGGTCTTAATTTCCTTTGGACACCGGAATTTAACTCATTGACAAACCCCAAAGTATGGTTGGCTGCTGCTGGGCAAATATTCTTTACGCTATCCGTTGGTATGGGATGTATTCAAGCCTATGCATCATATGTTGGATCTAAAGATGATATTGCGTGTAACTCAATGTCAGCAGGGTTTATGAACGAGTTTGTTGAGATTGTTTTGGGTAGTTCAATTATTATCCCAATTGCAATTGGCTACTTTGGCATTGATAAGGTTGTGGAGCTAACAAATCTTGGTGGCTTAGGACTTGGTTTCAGAACAATGCCTTTCCTATTTGCTCAGTGGGGCGAAGTGATGTCAGCATTGGCTGGTGTGGCTTTCTTTGGATTACTGTTCTTTGCAGGTATTACATCTTCGCTAGCAATGGGCACACCCGTTGTTGGCTTTTTTAGGGATGAATACGGATGGAGTAGAAAAAAAGCCGCAATAGGATTTGGATTATCAATACTAATACTTGGCTTACCAACTGTACTATTCTTCCAAGAAGGTGTTTTTGATGAGTACGACTACTGGGGAGGAACTGTAGCGCTCTTTGTTTTCGCAATGTTTGAATCAATTATGTTTGCCTGGGTATTTGGTTTGGATAAAGGTTGGAAGGAGATAACCGAGGGAGCCGATATTAAACTACCAAGAATATTTATTCCTATCCTAAAATATGTAACCCCTGTAATTTTGATTGTTGTCTTCGTGAGTTCGCTCATTCGCCCTGAAAATGATGAATGGTCGAAACTAAGTTTTACTGGATGGAAAGTTCATAACGAAAGTATTATCGGGCAGATAACCCATAAGGCCATTGGCCCTAATAAGGATTACTTTGCCGATGAATTCTACTCTGAAGATTCTGGGACAGTGCAAGGCGTTGTTAAAGAGAACTCAAGGGATTACCTTAAAATTGATAATAATGGTAACTCCAGACTATACTTAATTAAGGACAACATTGAAATTCTTGTAAACGAAGGAGATAAAGTTGAAGTTGGCACTCCTATTTTTAAAGGAAACATCATAAATAGGGTTTTCTATATAGATATGGCGAGAATCCTGCTTCTGAGCTTATTCATTGGAATTGCCGTTATGGTTTACTTTGCATACAACCGTAGGAAAAAACTAAATCTACTATAACTATGAATACATCAGCACTAATAACAATAATTCTGGTATGGGGAGTAGTTTTTTTCTTTACCGGATACTTTTTCTACAAAGTGTTAACATCAAAGAAAAAGGATGAATAGTATAGTCAATAAACGATAGATAAAAATAAAACCCCAACGTTGGGGTTTTATTTTTTTGAGTTATTTAGTTTTTCCGCTCAATCTCCTTCAGGTTATCCAACTTCTTAGTTTCGAGGAAGTACTGAATATCGCCCAAGTATTCCTTTACACGTTTATTGCCAAACTCGTAAACCTTATTGGCTAGGCCATTTAGAAAATCGCGGTCGTGCGATACTACTATTAATGTACCATCGTAGTTCTGTAGCGCCTCTTTCAGAATATCCTTGGTGCGTAAATCCAAGTGGTTGGTTGGCTCATCCAGAATAAGCAGGTTAACTGGCGCAAGCAAAAGTTTTATCATTGCCAAACGGGTACGTTCTCCACCAGAAAGAACTTTTACCTTTTTAGTCCAGCTATCACCACCAAACATAAATGCGCCCAGTAAATCCTTTATTTTAGTACGAATATCGCCTACAGCAACATCATCAATGGTTTGGTATACTGTCACCTCCTCATCGAGGAGCGATGCCTCGTTCTGGGCAAAGTAGCCCACCATTACGTTATGACCTAAGCTAAGATTACCATCGTGGTCAATCTGCTTCATTATTGCCTTAACAAGGGTCGATTTACCCTCGCCATTCTTTCCCACAAAGGCAATCTTATCGCCACGTTCAAG is a window of Tenuifilaceae bacterium CYCD DNA encoding:
- the snf gene encoding sodium:calcium symporter, which encodes MGNSNSSLKTEAWGSRVGLVLAMAGNAVGFGNFLRFPVQAVQNGGGAFIIPYLVSLVLLGLPLLLIEWSSGRYGGKYGYHTTPMILQKMSNRKFWMYVGVFGIFSNIAIASYYCYMESWTISYVYHSIVGTFTGMDQHQVASFFSGYLDVTTSTTGIPFEAILFFLLCLGLNVWILSKGLSDGIEKAAKIGVPLLIFFGIFLAIKGISLKAGTDGASFDGVLGLNFLWTPEFNSLTNPKVWLAAAGQIFFTLSVGMGCIQAYASYVGSKDDIACNSMSAGFMNEFVEIVLGSSIIIPIAIGYFGIDKVVELTNLGGLGLGFRTMPFLFAQWGEVMSALAGVAFFGLLFFAGITSSLAMGTPVVGFFRDEYGWSRKKAAIGFGLSILILGLPTVLFFQEGVFDEYDYWGGTVALFVFAMFESIMFAWVFGLDKGWKEITEGADIKLPRIFIPILKYVTPVILIVVFVSSLIRPENDEWSKLSFTGWKVHNESIIGQITHKAIGPNKDYFADEFYSEDSGTVQGVVKENSRDYLKIDNNGNSRLYLIKDNIEILVNEGDKVEVGTPIFKGNIINRVFYIDMARILLLSLFIGIAVMVYFAYNRRKKLNLL
- a CDS encoding malate dehydrogenase, producing the protein MSEINLKLEKLGEMFPESWNEEQKAKGKTLFLKYLSEKTHKYYGGKIQTAPKAPVLGFNWFNVWYTPGVSKVSTTIRDNNDTSFELSNRGNLVAVISDSTRVLGDGDCTPPGGLGVMEGKAFLMKYLGGVDAVALCIDSKGKDGKNDPEKIIDFVKMCQHSFGAVNLEDISQPNCYRVLDVLREECDIPVWHDDAQGTACVTLAGLLNALKLANKKLSDAKIVFYGAGAANSSIARLIIADGGDPKKMIMFDIDGALHKNREDIKADKRFYHQWNICQKTNPNCITTMEEAMKNADVLISLSAPGPDTIKKDWVKLMANKSIVFACANPVPEIYPYAAKEAGAFIVATGRGDFPNQVNNSIGFPGILKGALMVRASKITDEMAIAAAHSLANYAEKRGINPENIVPTMDEADVFSVEAADVAMQAIKDGVARKQMTWDEAFQIAKKDIDYSRSMAKSLHDNGFIADPPVEMLEETLNWTIKQIEK